A region of Thermovibrio ammonificans HB-1 DNA encodes the following proteins:
- the rplP gene encoding 50S ribosomal protein L16 — translation MLMPRRTKYRKQQRGRLKGKSYRGNRLAFGDYGIQALEPHYVTTNQIEAARVAITRTMKRGGKVWIRIFPDKPYTKKPLETRMGKGKGNVETWVAKVLPGRIMFEVAGVPEDVAMEALRLAIHKLPMKCRIVKREETQAEGE, via the coding sequence ATGTTAATGCCGAGGAGAACCAAGTACAGGAAGCAGCAGAGGGGTAGGCTTAAAGGAAAGTCCTACCGCGGAAACAGGCTCGCCTTTGGAGACTACGGAATTCAGGCCCTTGAGCCTCACTACGTTACAACAAACCAGATTGAGGCTGCAAGGGTTGCCATAACCAGGACCATGAAAAGGGGCGGTAAGGTTTGGATTCGTATCTTCCCCGACAAACCTTACACCAAGAAGCCCCTTGAGACCCGTATGGGTAAGGGTAAGGGTAACGTAGAGACCTGGGTTGCCAAAGTCCTTCCCGGCAGGATAATGTTTGAAGTTGCCGGCGTTCCCGAAGATGTGGCCATGGAAGCTCTCAGGCTTGCAATACACAAGCTTCCCATGAAGTGTCGTATCGTTAAGAGGGAAGAAACCCAAGCGGAAGGGGAGTAA
- the rplD gene encoding 50S ribosomal protein L4 — MEIKVVDLNNKETGTVQIKDEIANAPIKQHAVWETVKWQLAKRRRGTHSTKTRGEVRGGGRKPWPQKHTGRARQGSIRAPQWVGGGVVHGPKPRDYSYNLPKKVRKVALKSVVAGRIQEGNFIVVEDFSFEKPKTKQAVEFLKNLGLENSKVLLVVPAELDENTYLSFRNLPNVKVLPVEGLNVYDILCYDKCVVFKSILPKIEERLS, encoded by the coding sequence ATGGAGATTAAGGTAGTAGACCTCAACAACAAAGAGACCGGAACTGTACAGATAAAGGACGAGATAGCTAACGCTCCTATTAAGCAGCATGCCGTTTGGGAAACCGTAAAGTGGCAACTTGCCAAGAGGAGAAGGGGAACCCACTCCACCAAGACCCGCGGAGAAGTGAGGGGTGGAGGTAGGAAGCCCTGGCCTCAAAAGCACACAGGTAGGGCTCGTCAGGGTTCCATCAGGGCTCCTCAGTGGGTCGGCGGTGGCGTCGTCCACGGTCCTAAGCCTCGCGACTACTCTTACAACCTTCCCAAGAAGGTAAGGAAGGTTGCCCTCAAGAGCGTTGTTGCCGGAAGGATTCAGGAGGGCAACTTCATAGTAGTTGAGGACTTCTCCTTTGAGAAGCCCAAAACCAAGCAGGCCGTTGAGTTCCTGAAGAACCTGGGCCTTGAGAACTCCAAGGTTCTCCTTGTGGTTCCTGCAGAGCTCGACGAGAACACCTACCTCTCCTTCAGGAACCTTCCCAACGTTAAGGTTCTTCCCGTTGAAGGGCTTAACGTTTACGACATTCTCTGCTACGACAAGTGTGTAGTATTCAAGTCAATCCTACCCAAAATAGAGGAGAGGCTGTCATGA
- the rplW gene encoding 50S ribosomal protein L23, producing the protein MRTPYDIILRPVITEKSVRLANLEVKSSKTKEPKKITKVTFEVAMDATKPEIKEAVEKIFGVKVEKVNTMIVKGKRKGIRFLRGRKKDWKKAIVTLKPGYEIDLEKL; encoded by the coding sequence ATGAGAACCCCCTATGATATAATCCTGCGCCCTGTGATTACCGAAAAGAGCGTAAGGCTTGCGAACCTTGAGGTTAAGAGCTCCAAAACGAAGGAGCCTAAGAAGATTACGAAGGTTACCTTCGAAGTGGCAATGGACGCCACAAAGCCGGAGATTAAGGAGGCGGTAGAGAAAATCTTCGGCGTGAAGGTTGAGAAGGTTAACACCATGATTGTTAAGGGCAAGAGGAAGGGTATCAGGTTCCTCCGTGGAAGGAAGAAGGACTGGAAGAAGGCTATTGTTACCCTTAAGCCCGGCTACGAGATAGACCTTGAGAAACTCTAA
- the rpsJ gene encoding 30S ribosomal protein S10, whose amino-acid sequence MAQDRIRIKLTAYDHRLLDRSVQEIIDTVKRTGAIVAGPIPLPTKRSWWSVIRSPHKYKYSQEQFEIRKHRRLLDIKNPKPQTVEALMDLKLPAGVDVEIKLD is encoded by the coding sequence ATGGCTCAGGACCGCATTAGGATAAAACTTACTGCTTACGACCACAGACTTCTCGACAGGTCTGTTCAGGAGATAATAGACACAGTTAAGAGGACCGGCGCTATCGTTGCCGGTCCCATACCTCTTCCAACTAAACGCTCCTGGTGGAGCGTTATTCGCTCTCCACACAAGTACAAGTACTCCCAGGAGCAGTTTGAAATCAGGAAGCATAGAAGGCTTCTCGATATAAAGAACCCCAAGCCGCAAACCGTGGAAGCTCTCATGGACCTGAAGCTTCCCGCCGGTGTGGATGTAGAGATAAAGCTTGACTAA
- the rpmC gene encoding 50S ribosomal protein L29, translating to MKKYTEELRQKSTEELKKMVAELKEKLLKLRFKNAFGQLDNPMEIRKTRRQIARILTILRERGVKA from the coding sequence ATGAAGAAGTACACAGAGGAGCTCAGACAGAAGTCCACCGAGGAGCTTAAGAAGATGGTAGCCGAGCTTAAGGAGAAGCTCCTTAAGCTCAGGTTTAAGAACGCCTTCGGTCAACTCGATAACCCTATGGAGATTCGTAAGACCAGGCGTCAGATAGCCCGCATTCTCACAATCCTCAGAGAGCGTGGCGTTAAGGCTTAA
- the rpsS gene encoding 30S ribosomal protein S19, with amino-acid sequence MGRSLKKGPYVNPKILKKVRKMNETGEKKVIKVWDRACTIVPEFIGHTFAVYNGQKFIPVYVTEQMVGHRLGEFSLTRTFRGHAGQKVAKKK; translated from the coding sequence ATGGGCCGCTCACTGAAGAAGGGTCCCTACGTGAACCCTAAGATACTGAAGAAAGTTCGTAAGATGAACGAAACCGGCGAGAAGAAGGTTATAAAGGTGTGGGATAGGGCCTGCACAATCGTTCCCGAGTTTATCGGCCACACCTTTGCCGTTTACAACGGCCAGAAGTTCATTCCCGTTTACGTAACCGAGCAGATGGTAGGCCACAGGCTCGGTGAGTTCTCCCTTACGAGAACGTTTCGCGGCCATGCAGGCCAGAAAGTAGCCAAGAAGAAGTAA
- the rplV gene encoding 50S ribosomal protein L22: MAVEQRDYYQAGERGIATPEEARAIWRRARMSASKVRLVIDLIRGKQVDQALAILQNTPKKAARMIEKVLKSAIANAEQKGLNPEELVVRRAYVDEGPTMKRVRPRAMGRANIRRRRTCHITVVVGKPEAKK; this comes from the coding sequence ATGGCGGTTGAGCAGAGAGACTACTATCAGGCAGGTGAAAGGGGGATTGCAACCCCGGAAGAGGCAAGGGCTATATGGAGAAGAGCCCGTATGTCTGCCTCTAAGGTAAGGCTCGTGATAGACCTCATAAGAGGAAAGCAGGTAGACCAGGCCCTTGCCATCCTTCAGAACACCCCGAAGAAAGCAGCCCGTATGATTGAAAAGGTTTTAAAGAGCGCCATAGCCAACGCAGAGCAGAAAGGGTTAAACCCGGAAGAGCTTGTAGTTAGAAGGGCTTACGTAGATGAAGGCCCCACTATGAAGAGGGTGAGGCCGAGGGCTATGGGAAGGGCCAATATCAGGCGCAGGAGAACCTGCCACATAACCGTTGTGGTAGGAAAGCCTGAGGCTAAAAAGTAA
- the rplB gene encoding 50S ribosomal protein L2 produces the protein MGIKRFKPYTPSRRFMTVSDFAEITKTEPEKSLTVGFVRGTGRNNQGRITCRHKGGGHKRRYRIIDFRRDKIGVPAKVAAIEYDPNRSARIALLVYADGEKRYIIWPDGLKVGDTVVAGPDAEIKVGNALPLRNIPVGTIVHNVELKPGKGGQLARAAGSFAQLMGKVGDYAQLRLPSGELRLVHLDCMATIGQVGNLDHENIVIGKAGRSRWLGIRPTVRGTAMNPVDHPHGGGEGRTFGKHPVTPWGQPTKGYKTRRSKKYSDKFIIKRRNQK, from the coding sequence ATGGGAATTAAAAGGTTTAAGCCATACACGCCGTCCAGGCGTTTTATGACCGTCTCGGACTTTGCCGAGATTACAAAGACCGAGCCTGAAAAGTCCCTTACTGTAGGTTTCGTAAGGGGAACAGGTAGGAATAACCAGGGTAGAATCACCTGCCGTCATAAAGGCGGCGGACACAAGCGCCGCTACAGGATAATCGACTTCAGGCGCGATAAAATCGGCGTTCCCGCTAAGGTAGCGGCTATCGAGTACGACCCGAACCGTTCTGCCCGTATAGCGCTTCTCGTTTACGCAGACGGAGAGAAGCGTTACATCATTTGGCCCGACGGCCTCAAGGTAGGTGACACTGTAGTTGCCGGACCCGATGCCGAGATTAAGGTGGGTAACGCCCTGCCTTTAAGGAACATTCCCGTAGGTACAATCGTTCACAACGTAGAGCTTAAGCCCGGTAAAGGTGGTCAGCTTGCCCGTGCTGCAGGCTCTTTTGCCCAGCTTATGGGTAAGGTGGGCGACTACGCTCAGCTGAGGCTCCCCTCCGGTGAGCTTCGCCTGGTACACCTTGACTGTATGGCCACAATCGGTCAGGTTGGTAACCTCGACCACGAGAACATAGTTATCGGTAAGGCCGGTCGCTCCAGGTGGCTGGGTATCAGGCCGACCGTCCGCGGAACCGCTATGAACCCGGTAGACCACCCCCACGGTGGTGGTGAGGGTAGGACGTTCGGTAAGCACCCTGTTACTCCTTGGGGTCAACCCACTAAGGGCTACAAGACAAGGCGCTCCAAGAAGTACTCCGACAAGTTCATTATTAAACGCCGTAACCAGAAGTAG
- the rplC gene encoding 50S ribosomal protein L3, producing the protein MKGILGRKVGMTQVFTEDGKAIAVTVIEAGPCTVVQKKTPERDGYSALQLGFIEKNKAESKFPKPLLGHFKKAGIKPTRWLKEVKFDNVEEYAVGDKITVDIFKPGEKVDVTGTSKGRGFAGYHKRHGFGGGRRSHGSDFHEGPGSIGACADPGRVHKGKRMAGHYGNETVTVKNLEIVDVIPEKNLLLIKGAIPGHKGSLVIVKGK; encoded by the coding sequence ATGAAGGGTATCCTCGGAAGAAAAGTAGGAATGACACAGGTCTTTACCGAAGACGGTAAAGCCATAGCCGTTACCGTTATAGAGGCAGGTCCGTGTACCGTTGTTCAGAAAAAGACTCCCGAGCGTGACGGCTACTCTGCGCTTCAGCTTGGCTTTATAGAGAAGAACAAGGCAGAGAGCAAGTTCCCCAAGCCCCTTCTCGGCCACTTTAAGAAGGCGGGCATCAAGCCTACCAGGTGGCTGAAGGAGGTTAAGTTCGACAACGTAGAGGAGTACGCCGTAGGCGACAAGATAACCGTTGATATCTTCAAGCCCGGTGAGAAAGTGGACGTTACCGGAACCTCCAAGGGAAGGGGATTTGCCGGTTACCACAAGAGGCACGGCTTCGGCGGCGGTAGGCGCTCCCACGGTTCCGACTTCCACGAAGGTCCCGGTTCCATCGGTGCCTGTGCAGACCCGGGAAGGGTTCACAAGGGTAAAAGGATGGCCGGTCACTACGGTAACGAAACGGTTACCGTGAAGAACCTTGAAATTGTTGACGTTATCCCCGAGAAAAACCTCCTTCTCATAAAGGGGGCGATTCCCGGACACAAGGGAAGCCTTGTAATAGTTAAAGGAAAGTAA
- the rpsC gene encoding 30S ribosomal protein S3 — MGQKVHPVGFRLGITKDWESKWVTKKKGEYVHNLHEDLKIRDLIKKKYYHAGIARIDIERTPERINIRIWAARPGLLIARKGAEVKALRRFLEELTGKNVYINIEEVKYPQLNAQLVAENVAQQLERRVAFRRAMKRVIADAMKAGAKGIKVMCAGRLGGADMARKEWYREGRVPLQTIRADIDYGTAIAKTKYGVIGVKVWIYKGDVYKDETEELLKKIEKEVKQEMARGE; from the coding sequence TTGGGACAGAAAGTTCATCCTGTAGGATTTAGACTGGGAATCACAAAAGACTGGGAGTCTAAGTGGGTAACGAAGAAGAAGGGTGAGTACGTTCACAACCTTCACGAAGACCTTAAAATCCGCGACCTTATAAAGAAGAAGTACTACCACGCCGGTATAGCCCGTATCGACATCGAGAGGACTCCCGAGAGGATAAACATAAGGATATGGGCTGCACGTCCCGGTTTGCTTATTGCGAGGAAAGGGGCGGAGGTAAAGGCCCTTAGGCGTTTCCTCGAAGAGCTTACCGGCAAGAACGTTTACATTAACATCGAAGAGGTTAAGTACCCTCAGCTCAACGCTCAGCTCGTTGCTGAGAACGTTGCTCAGCAGCTAGAGCGCCGTGTGGCGTTCAGGCGGGCTATGAAGAGGGTTATTGCAGATGCCATGAAGGCCGGCGCCAAGGGAATCAAGGTGATGTGTGCCGGAAGGCTCGGCGGTGCCGACATGGCCCGTAAGGAGTGGTACAGGGAGGGAAGGGTGCCCTTGCAGACGATTCGTGCCGACATAGATTACGGCACTGCAATTGCCAAGACCAAGTACGGTGTTATCGGCGTAAAGGTTTGGATTTACAAGGGCGACGTTTACAAGGACGAAACCGAAGAGCTTCTCAAAAAGATTGAGAAAGAAGTAAAACAAGAGATGGCGAGAGGTGAGTAG